The Puntigrus tetrazona isolate hp1 chromosome 3, ASM1883169v1, whole genome shotgun sequence genome contains a region encoding:
- the notch3 gene encoding neurogenic locus notch homolog protein 3 isoform X2, whose amino-acid sequence MGNYSLWIFLSILYLVQNSKGLRCVDTLRPCENGGMCIDSRCLCRPGYIGLLCQHLDPCHRSPCLNGAACKSQVANTIPQYTCVCQRGFRGQDCSLIDACATNPCANGARCTNWNNHYNCSCPPGYQGKNCRNDIDECRKPGKCLNSGICMNTHGSFRCECLAGYSGRTCEVPTQPCAPSQCLNGGTCHQTGDHTYECACLPGFRGHNCEENVDDCPGNKCMNGGKCVDGVNTYNCQCLPEWTGQYCAEDVNECLMQPNACHNGGTCFNTIGGHTCVCVNGWTGDDCSENIDDCAMAVCFNGATCHDRVASFFCECPVGKTGLLCHLDDACVSNPCNEGAVCDTNPLNGRAICTCPAGFVGGACNQDMDECSIGANPCEHFGKCVNTEGSFQCQCGRGYTGPRCEIDINECLSMPCQNDATCLDRIGEFTCICMPGYQGKFCEVDVDECESNPCVNDGICRDMVNGFTCTCQPGFTGTMCQIDIDECASTPCQNGAKCIDRPNGYECRCAEGFEGRLCESNIDNCKPDPCHHGTCIDGIASYTCNCEPGYTGYRCENQLNECHSNPCQNGGKCVDLVNKYICQCQHGTSGTNCEINFDDCASNPCDYGICKDGINRYECVCKPGFTGPQCKDEIDECQSNPCRNGGTCVDDENGFHCQCPEGFHDPYCYSQVDECASSPCLHGACRDDPNGYRCDCEPGWVGKNCDLDRNDCLPSPCQNAGTCFDQLNGFTCKCRQGFRGNLCQVNINECASSPCLNRGTCMDGVGSFTCLCEPPYSGPTCAELLTPCTPNPCANHGSCMHTPDYQGYQCNCQPGWQGQFCTIDINECTSNPCKNRGTCTNTSGGYVCSCRAGYTGPNCETDINDCSPNPCLNGGSCADGVNSFRCSCLPGFKGARCATEVNECQSAPCKNGGTCTDYVNSYTCTCKPGFTGLLCETNIPDCTESSCFNGGTCTDGINGFKCNCRSGFTGDYCQYEVNECDSQPCLNGGVCQDALESYRCSCPKGYAGPRCQYPVDWCRPTNPCKNGGRCRQKDASFTCDCLGGWSGRYCDIPGVSCEVAARKRGLQTDELCHHGGHCVNTGNTHYCKCPADYTGSYCESQFDHCEDKPCLNGATCRSYMGGFTCDCMPGYEGNNCEREVNECQSHPCQNGGTCIDLVGHYICSCPPGTLGVLCEINEDDCTTPSWPRGMPKCQNNGTCVDRVGGYRCNCPPGFTGERCEGDINECLSNPCNPSNSLDCIQLPNDYQCVCKPGFTGRGCQNRFSVCESQPCKNGGVCSLSGSSPLGYTCTCQLGYAGANCERSMNCKELPCYNGGSCTLTSRGARCTCSQGFGGPLCQHRSNEGCSSKPCRNGGLCTEETSFPFFHCQCINGWKGMQCEQEARLLPLPPPCPIPECHGKAKDDVCDKECNSFACQWDGGDCSLAVNPWAHCSDPRCWRLFNNSQCDEFCNNAECLYDNFDCKNKEKVCNPIYETYCTDHYADGLCDQGCNTEECGWDGLDCAEKIPENLAEDVLVIVVLLPPEELLRTQTAFLQKLSAILRTTLRFCLDQNGEYMIRPYKRETRIKRELQPQHEVIGSIVYLEIDNRLCSQGSDDCFRNANSAAEYLGALSAREMLNFPYPLKEVRIKKREIIDEITEWGKLLLVGVASLFLLVILMVGMLIARRKREHSTLWFPEGFFLKKETSSNKNRREPVGQDSLGMKHMPKTVEESLLADHSDQWIDTDCPEAKRLKVEEPSILSDGEEAVDSRQWTQHHLAAADIRMPPSMALTPPQGEFDSDCMDVNVRGPDGFTPLMLASFCGGGLEPEVTEDDDSEECSANIISDLIYQGASLAAQTDRTGETALHLAARYARADAAKRLLDAGADANAQDNTGRTPLHAAVAADAQGVFQILIRNRATDLDARMYDGSTALILAARLAVEGMVEELITCHADVNAVDEIGKSALHWAAAVNNVEATVALLKNGANKDMQDLKEETPLFLAAREGSCEAVKVLLAHFANREITDHMDRLPRDIAQERMHHDIVQLLDEYNTVRSPQGHPGAGHHLSGSHTLSPLMCPPSNFLQGLKSTPQGKKNRRPGAKGIGGQHATGLKDSAKGRNKRLTLDMQSALLESSVTLSPVDSLDSPRGGASNAGYVTNPTSPAAMPSPGLFHSSMSVPTTPMVHSSLLDGTSPFAVSLAQLSDLSDAGLSMQGRVAMQGGGINQGPHNCVLNAGQMSLNMGLVSPVSVPFDWHNRMPPSSQCSQPMVSIMHPASSQAAMIPQTPTLQQSSMLLHQQQVFRNAQQPILQPTPVSNTPSISPVKLPPIAEQQPQQLHSHALTNPNLTRMGSSTPPTPQQAQPPPAFYQPQQPQTQPPQASAAPQASQAQAIPSQAPPAQASVSIAGPEDYPTPPSQHSYSSAMDATPKHYLHVPSEHPYLTPSPESPEPWSSPSPQCVSDWSDSTPSPAVTAPAQTQISHVQESNGKMQVFA is encoded by the exons ATGGGGAATTACAGTCTTTGGATATTTCTGTCAATTTTATATCTTGTGCAAAACAGCAAAG GACTGCGCTGCGTGGATACACTCAGGCCGTGCGAAAATGGAGGAATGTGTATCGATTCAAGATGCTT ATGCCGGCCTGGTTATATTGGTTTGCTCTGTCAGCATCTGGACCCCTGTCATCGCTCACCTTGTCTAAACGGAGCAGCTTGCAAGAGCCAGGTGGCTAACACAATCCCACAGTACACCTGTGTGTGCCAGCGGGGGTTCAGAG GTCAGGACTGTTCCTTGATTGATGCATGTGCCACAAATCCCTGCGCCAATGGTGCCCGTTGCACTAATTGGAATAATCACTACAACTGCTCATGCCCACCTGGGTATCAGGGCAAGAACTGTCGCAATGATATTGATGAATGCCGCAAACCCGGAAAGTGCCTTAACAGTGGCATCTGCATGAACACACATGGTTCATTTCGCTGTGAGTGCCTTGCTGGGTACAGCGGGAGGACATGTGAGGTGCCCACCCAGCCCTGCGCCCCCTCACAGTGTCTCAATGGGGGCACCTGTCATCAGACCGGTGACCACACCTACGAGTGTGCTTGCTTGCCAG GCTTCAGGGGACACAACTGCGAGGAGAATGTAGATGACTGCCCTGGAAACAAGTGCATGAATGGTGGGAAATGCGTAGATGGTGTCAACACGTACAATTGTCAGTGTCTGCCTGAGTGGACAG GCCAGTATTGTGCTGAGGATGTCAACGAGTGTCTCATGCAGCCCAATGCTTGTCACAATGGTGGTACATGCTTTAACACTATTGGAGGACATACCTGTGTATGTGTCAATGGCTGGACTGGAGATGACTGCAGTGAGAACATTGACGACTGTGCTATGGCTGTCTGCTTCAACGGGGCCACGTGTCATGACCGTGTAGCCTCCTTTTTCTGCGAGTGCCCAGTGGGCAAAACTG GTCTGCTCTGTCATCTTGATGATGCTTGTGTCAGTAACCCCTGCAATGAGGGGGCAGTGTGTGACACTAACCCTCTGAACGGCCGCGCCATCTGCACCTGCCCTGCTGGCTTTGTTGGTGGAGCCTGCAACCAAGACATGGATGAATGTTCCATTG GTGCCAACCCTTGTGAGCATTTTGGGAAGTGTGTAAACACAGAGGGCTCATTTCAGTGCCAATGTGGACGGGGCTACACCGGTCCTCGCTGTGAGATTGATATCAATGAGTGTCTGTCCATGCCCTGCCAAAATGATGCTACCTGCCTGGACCGCATCGGCGAGTTCACATGCATCTGTATGCCTG GCTATCAGGGGAAGTTCTGTGAGGTGGATGTCGACGAATGTGAGAGTAACCCCTGCGTAAATGATGGCATCTGCCGAGACATGGTCAATGGCTTCACCTGCACCTGTCAGCCAG GGTTTACTGGCACCATGTGTCAGATCGACATTGATGAGTGCGCTAGCACTCCCTGCCAAAATGGAGCCAAGTGCATTGACCGTCCCAATGGGTATGAATGCCGCTGCGCTGAAG GTTTTGAGGGAAGGCTGTGCGAGAGTAACATTGATAACTGCAAGCCTGACCCGTGCCACCATGGCACTTGCATAGATGGCATTGCCAGTTACACTTGTAACTGTGAGCCGGGCTACACTGGCTACCGCTGTGAGAACCAGCTCAACGAGTGCCACAGCAATCCCTGCCAGAATGGTGGCAAATGTGTGGACCTAGTCAACAAGTATATCTGCCAGTGTCAACATGGCACCTCAG GTACTAACTGTGAAATCAACTTTGACGATTGTGCTAGCAACCCTTGTGACTATGGAATCTGCAAAGATGGCATAAATCGCTACGAATGTGTCTGTAAACCTGGCTTTACTG GGCCTCAATGTAAAGATGAGATTGACGAGTGCCAGTCTAATCCCTGTCGCAATGGAGGAACCTGCGTAGATGATGAGAATGGCTTCCATTGCCAGTGCCCTGAAGGCTTCCATGACCCTTACTGTTATTCACAAGTAGACGAATGTGCCAGCAGCCCATGTTTGCATGGGGCCTGCAGGGATGATCCTAACGG CTATCGATGCGATTGTGAGCCTGGATGGGTGGGTAAGAACTGTGACCTAGACCGGAATGATTGCCTGCCTAGCCCCTGCCAGAATGCAGGGACCTGTTTCGACCAGCTCAATGGCTTTACTTGCAAGTGTCGGCAAGGCTTTAGAG GTAACTTATGTCAGGTAAACATCAACGAGTGTGCCTCTAGCCCATGTCTAAATCGGGGTACCTGTATGGATGGAGTCGGCAGTTTCACATGCCTCTGTGAGCCACCTTATAGTGGACCCACCTGTGCAGAACTGCTCACACCTTGCACTCCCAATCCTTGTGCCAATCATGGTTCCTGTATGCACACACCTGACTACCAAGGCTACCAGTGTAACTGCCAACCTGGATGGCAGG GTCAGTTCTGTACCATTGACATAAATGAATGCACATCTAACCCCTGTAAAAACCGTGGGACTTGTACCAATACTTCGGGTGGCTATGTGTGCTCCTGCCGTGCTGGCTACACTGGACCCAACTGTGAAACCGATATTAACGACTGCTCACCAA ACCCCTGTCTGAATGGAGGATCCTGTGCGGACGGAGTAAACTCATTCCGCTGCAGCTGTCTGCCAGGTTTCAAAGGGGCTCGCTGTGCTACCGAGGTAAACGAGTGTCAGAGCGCCCCCTGCAAGAACGGAGGCACTTGCACAGACTACGTCAACAGCTACACTTGTACTTGCAAACCTGGCTTCACAGGCCTGCTCTGTGAGACCAACATACCAGACTGCACTGAAAG CTCCTGTTTTAATGGAGGCACCTGCACTGACGGGATCAACGGCTTCAAATGTAACTGTCGATCAGGATTCACTGGAGATTACTGCCAGTATGAGGTGAACGAGTGTGACTCTCAGCCATGCCTTAATGGAGGAGTTTGTCAAGATGCCCTCGAGTCATATCGCTGCTCATGCCCTAAAGGCTACGCTGGCCCACGTTGCCAg TATCCAGTTGATTGGTGCAGGCCTACTAACCCATGCAAGAATGGTGGTCGCTGCAGGCAGAAAGATGCCTCCTTCACATGTGACTGTTTGGGAGGCTGGTCAGGTCGTTATTGTGACATCCCAGGAGTGTCTTGTGAAGTTGCTGCCAGAAAGAGAG GACTCCAAACGGATGAACTTTGCCACCACGGTGGACACTGTGTCAATACTGGCAACACACACTACTGCAAATGTCCTGCAGATTACACAGGCAGCTACTGTGAGTCCCAGTTTGATCACTGTGAGGATAAACCTTGCCTCAATGGTGCCACCTGTAGGAGCTACATGGGAGGATTCACCTGCGAT TGCATGCCTGGTTATGAGGGAAACAACTGTGAGAGGGAGGTCAATGAGTGTCAGTCTCACCCATGTCAGAATGGAGGAACCTGCATTGATTTGGTGGGACATTACATCTGCTCCTGCCCTCCAGGCACACTAG GGGTCCTCTGCGAGATAAATGAGGATGACTGTACAACTCCTTCATGGCCTCGTGGGATGCCTAAGTGTCAAAATAATGGCACCTGTGTGGACAGGGTTGGAGGGTACAGATGTAACTGCCCTCCTGGCTTCACTGGAGAACGCTGTGAGGGAGACATTAATGAATGCCTTTCCAACCCCTGCAACCCCTCCAACAGCCTGGATTGCATACAGCTGCCCAATGATTACCAGTGTGTGTGCAAACCCGGCTTCACAG GACGAGGCTGTCAGAATaggttcagtgtgtgtgagtctcagCCCTGTAAGAACGGAGGAGTATGCTCCTTGTCCGGCAGCTCACCACTGGGATACACTTGCACCTGTCAGCTT GGATATGCAGGTGCTAACTGCGAGAGGAGCATGAACTGCAAAGAGCTGCCTTGCTATAATGGTGGCAGCTGTACTCTCACCTCACGAGGGGCACGTTGCACCTGTAGCCAGGGTTTTGGTGGGCCGCTGTGTCAGCACCGCAGCAATGAGGGCTGCTCCTCTAAACCTTGCCGCAATGGAGGCTTGTGTACAGAAGAAACCAGCTTCCCTTTTTTCCACTGCCAGTGCATCAATGGCTGGAAAGGCATGCAATGTGAGCAGGAAGCCAGGTTGCTGCCACTTCCTCCTCCTTGCCCTATTCCTGAATGTCATGGCAAGGCCAAGGACGATGTGTGTGATAAAGAGTGCAATTCGTTCGCCTGCCAGTGGGATGGAGGGGACTGCTCTCTGGCTGTGAATCCCTGGGCACACTGCTCGGACCCTCGCTGCTGGCGGCTCTTCAACAATAGTCAGTGCGATGAGTTCTGCAACAATGCAGAGTGCCTTTATGATAACTTTGACTGCAAGAACAAAGAGAAAGTCTGCAA CCCCATCTATGAGACGTACTGTACAGACCATTATGCAGATGGGCTCTGCGATCAAGGCTGCAATACTGAAGAATGTGGCTGGGATGGACTGGATTGTGCAGAGAAGATTCCTGAAAACCTTGCAGAAGACGTCCTGGTTATTGTAGTTCTGCTGCCTCCCGAGGAGCTGCTAAGGACACAGACTGCTTTCTTACAGAAACTAAGTGCAATACTGCGCACCACACTGCGTTTCTGTCTCGATCAAAATGGGGAATACATGATCCGACCCTATAAACGTGAGACACGCATTAAACGGGAGCTTCAACCTCAGCACGAGGTCATTGG GTCTATTGTATACTTGGAAATAGACAACAGGCTCTGCTCCCAGGGTTCAGATGACTGTTTCCGCAATGCTAACAGCGCTGCAGAATACCTAGGTGCTTTGTCTGCTAGGGAGATGTTAAATTTCCCATACCCCCTGAAAGAAGTGCGCA ttaaaaaaagagaaataattgATGAAATTACTGAATGGGGTAAGCTACTGCTAGTAGGGGTAGCTTCTCTCTTCTTGTTGGTTATCTTGATGGTGGGCATGTTGATTGCCCGACGCAAACGTGAACACAGCACACTCTGGTTCCCGGAGGGCTTCTTCCTCAAGAAGGAAACAAGCAGTAACAAAAACCGCAGAGAACCTGTAGGCCAAGATTCACTGGGCATGAA ACACATGCCAAAGACAGTGGAAGAGTCTCTATTGGCAGATCACAGTGACCAGTGGATAGACACAGATTGCCCAGAGGCAAAACGACTTAAG GTGGAAGAGCCCAGTATTCTGTCAGATGGTGAGGAAGCAGTTGACAGCAGACAGTGGACACAGCACCATTTGGCAGCAGCAGATATCCGCATGCCACCTTCTATGGCTTTAACACCTCCGCAAGGAGAATTTGATAGCGATTGCATGGATGTCAATGTCCGAGGCCCTG ATGGCTTCACACCCCTGATGCTGGCATCCTTCTGTGGAGGTGGGCTAGAGCCAGAGGTGACTGAAGATGATGATTCAGAAGAATGTTCTGCCAACATCATATCCGACCTCATTTACCAGGGAGCATCGCTTGCAGCTCAGACCGACCGCACTGGAGAGACGGCTCTGCACCTGGCTGCACGCTATGCCCGAGCTGATGCAGCTAAACGACTCCTGGATGCTGGGGCTGATGCGAACGCACAGGATAACACAGGCCGCACACCTCTGCATGCAGCTGTAGCAGCTGATGCCCAGGGGGTTTTCCAG ATTCTGATCAGAAACCGTGCCACAGACCTGGATGCACGCATGTACGATGGCTCCACTGCTCTGATCCTTGCAGCCCGTCTGGCAGTAGAAGGCATGGTGGAAGAGTTGATCACCTGCCATGCTGATGTCAATGCTGTTGATGAAATCG GAAAGTCAGCTTTGCACTGGGCAGCAGCAGTCAACAATGTTGAAGCAACAGTTGCCTTGTTGAAGAACGGTGCCAACAAAGATATGCAGGACCTTAAG GAGGAAACTCCGCTATTCTTGGCTGCCAGAGAAGGTAGCTGTGAGGCTGTGAAGGTGTTGTTGGCTCACTTTGCCAACAGGGAGATAACAGATCACATGGACAGGCTCCCTCGAGATATTGCCCAGGAGCGCATGCACCATGACATTGTACAGCTACTGGATGAATATAACACTGTGAGAAGTCCACAGGGCCATCCTGGGGCAGGTCATCACCTGTCTGGTAGCCACACCCTCTCACCACTCATGTGCCCTCCCAGCAACTTCCTTCAAGGGCTGAAGAGCACCCCGCAGGGTAAGAAGAACCGTCGCCCAGGGGCTAAAGGCATAGGTGGGCAGCATGCTACCGGCCTGAAAGATTCAGCCAAAGGACGCAACAAACGGCTCACATTGGATATGCAGAGTGCTTTGCTTGAGAGCTCTGTCACACTCTCCCCAGTCGACTCTCTGGACTCACCACGCGGAGGTGCCAGCAACGCCGGCTATGTCACCAATCCCACCTCACCGGCCGCCATGCCCTCACCCGGCCTTTTCCACTCCTCAATGTCTGTACCTACCACTCCAATGGTGCACAGCAGTCTCTTGGACGGCACCAGTCCTTTTGCAGTCTCCCTAGCTCAGCTGAGCGACCTGAGCGATGCTGGGCTCTCAATGCAGGGGCGAGTGGCCATGCAAGGAGGTGGCATCAACCAAGGCCCCCACAACTGCGTGCTGAATGCCGGCCAGATGAGCCTCAACATGGGCCTGGTAAGTCCAGTAAGCGTGCCATTTGACTGGCACAACCGCATGCCTCCATCTTCTCAGTGCAGTCAGCCCATGGTCAGCATTATGCATCCAGCAAGTAGCCAAGCAGCCATGATCCCTCAGACACCGACGCTGCAGCAAAGTAGCATGCTCTTGCACCAGCAGCAGGTCTTCCGTAATGCCCAGCAGCCCATTCTGCAGCCGACACCAGTCTCCAACACACCCTCTATTAGCCCGGTCAAACTGCCACCTATTGCAGAGCAGCAGCCGCAGCAACTTCACAGTCACGCCCTTACCAACCCCAACCTCACCCGCATGGGCTCCTCCACTCCCCCGACCCCACAACAGGCACAGCCTCCTCCAGCTTTCTACCAGCCACAGCAGCCACAGACTCAGCCCCCACAGGCCTCGGCAGCCCCTCAGGCTTCGCAAGCACAGGCTATCCCGTCTCAGGCACCCCCGGCACAGGCGAGTGTTAGCATCGCAGGCCCGGAGGACTACCCCACACCGCCCTCCCAGCACAGCTACAGCTCTGCCATGGATGCCACACCCAAGCATTACCTGCACGTGCCCAGTGAACATCCTTATCTGACCCCTTCTCCAGAGTCTCCAGAGCCCTGGTCCAGTCCCTCCCCTCAATGTGTGTCTGATTGGTCTGACTCCACCCCTAGCCCAGCCGTCACGGCTCCTGCTCAAACCCAGATTTCGCACGTCCAGGAGTCCAATGGAAAGATGCAGGTGTTTGCTTGA